The following proteins come from a genomic window of Bacteroidales bacterium:
- a CDS encoding Ig-like domain-containing protein, giving the protein MKTRNNIKLLNVMAMIAITVAMFSCEYDDFNITDTPFVEFTSVDLFIGENAGSHSMKQVNVSPGLNTYVFTSLEPEVASVTQSGLIKAVGEGFATITVASKNDATNIYVWVRPWVPVDDITLSTYDITRDWNGCKEMQKIDYVLYPANTTQTEVTWWSTNPEVASVMEHGWIVFNNKGTATIYASIPSGEIKAVTVNVGVDNEDDDDEG; this is encoded by the coding sequence ATGAAAACAAGAAATAATATTAAGCTTTTAAACGTTATGGCTATGATTGCCATAACAGTGGCGATGTTCAGCTGTGAGTACGATGATTTTAACATTACTGATACGCCATTTGTTGAATTTACTAGTGTTGACCTGTTTATTGGCGAAAACGCAGGTAGCCACAGCATGAAACAAGTAAATGTAAGCCCCGGGTTAAATACGTATGTATTTACAAGTCTTGAGCCGGAAGTTGCATCCGTAACACAAAGCGGATTAATAAAAGCAGTTGGAGAAGGTTTTGCGACTATTACCGTAGCTTCCAAAAACGATGCCACCAATATTTACGTATGGGTAAGACCTTGGGTCCCAGTGGATGACATAACCTTGAGCACATATGACATTACAAGAGATTGGAATGGTTGTAAGGAAATGCAAAAGATCGATTATGTACTTTATCCTGCTAATACGACCCAAACTGAAGTTACATGGTGGTCGACAAATCCGGAAGTTGCATCTGTAATGGAACATGGATGGATCGTTTTTAATAATAAGGGTACAGCTACTATCTATGCCTCTATCCCTTCGGGTGAAATAAAGGCCGTTACGGTAAATGTCGGAGTTGATAATGAGGATGACGACGATGAGGGATGA
- a CDS encoding discoidin domain-containing protein, with product MHKIIFFLSLVFVIAFCTNCNKDSSETDAPTMNIEMDNKVIHMYQQEGSYEYIPVISNTSWTVTSNVDWLTIEPASGLGSNSVKVEATNANTGEDVREATITIATENGNISHTVQVTQLGLMPNILLNVSGRTEIDPLGGDYSIIVTASGEWSVGDIVLNEDTVWIKTSKYLGRRAYFDVAMNATDSDRETDLTFYLHDTDLKAEVTVNQAFLTQPRINQLPKEGQLGRSVRITGVPLRIVSEVWFGETQGIIDPLTKTNTRMDVLIPKTAERGNAIDVKIVYGSESFSAGTMKIFAIPEATSFSRVVHLYPGLTKTITLEGEFLDLVDYVMIGDIEADIDDGRTDSHMSVTLPPTEAGLLDLVLQYDNGTEVEIGNILFTKNLALYANSNLTPATPRITQSSQGNGGGGRQAANACDGVIDGTTSLACYALFGETPFEAIYTGPTTANCATGRTYWQVNSSAKPGELSPTGPSTTGNSQPPWIMLNFSETTGFSTQPGGYVTFNRIEFIPREGTSAVQQYTIEVSDDNNVWSKILSAGESTPFDPGNGIAQLRTHTFNTPVTTKYIRWVVTKTNGTNNTGLTHLGLYYDN from the coding sequence ATGCATAAAATAATATTTTTCTTAAGTTTAGTTTTTGTGATAGCATTTTGTACTAATTGCAACAAAGACTCATCTGAAACAGATGCGCCGACAATGAATATTGAAATGGATAATAAAGTCATCCACATGTATCAGCAGGAAGGCAGCTATGAATATATCCCTGTTATTTCCAATACCAGTTGGACTGTGACCTCCAATGTAGATTGGTTAACTATTGAACCTGCATCCGGACTTGGCAGTAACAGTGTAAAAGTAGAAGCGACAAACGCCAATACTGGCGAGGATGTACGCGAAGCTACAATTACGATAGCAACCGAAAACGGTAATATTTCACATACGGTGCAGGTAACGCAATTAGGACTGATGCCGAATATACTTCTCAATGTAAGCGGAAGAACTGAAATTGATCCGCTGGGAGGTGATTATTCAATCATAGTAACTGCATCGGGAGAGTGGTCTGTTGGTGATATAGTGCTGAATGAAGATACTGTTTGGATCAAGACAAGCAAGTATCTCGGCAGACGGGCTTATTTTGACGTTGCAATGAATGCGACTGATTCGGATCGTGAAACAGACCTTACATTTTATTTGCACGATACAGACCTGAAAGCAGAGGTTACTGTCAATCAGGCATTTTTAACCCAGCCACGTATTAACCAGCTCCCAAAAGAAGGTCAATTAGGAAGATCAGTCAGGATTACCGGCGTTCCGCTCAGGATTGTTTCAGAAGTTTGGTTCGGCGAAACGCAGGGAATAATTGACCCGCTTACAAAAACCAACACCAGAATGGATGTATTGATTCCTAAAACTGCGGAACGAGGCAACGCGATCGATGTAAAAATAGTGTACGGGTCAGAATCTTTCAGTGCAGGCACAATGAAGATCTTTGCCATACCGGAAGCAACATCTTTCTCCAGGGTTGTGCACTTATACCCAGGTTTAACTAAAACGATTACTTTAGAAGGCGAGTTCCTGGATTTAGTTGATTACGTGATGATTGGTGATATTGAGGCCGATATTGATGATGGTAGAACAGATTCTCATATGAGTGTTACCCTCCCCCCAACCGAGGCAGGATTGCTTGACCTGGTACTTCAGTACGACAATGGAACTGAAGTAGAGATCGGAAATATCCTGTTTACAAAAAATCTGGCCCTCTATGCAAATTCTAATCTTACCCCCGCCACCCCCAGGATAACACAAAGTAGCCAGGGTAATGGCGGTGGCGGGCGACAAGCCGCTAATGCGTGCGACGGAGTAATCGATGGCACTACAAGCTTAGCCTGTTATGCTTTATTTGGCGAAACGCCGTTTGAGGCTATTTATACCGGTCCTACCACGGCTAATTGTGCTACCGGTCGTACCTACTGGCAAGTTAATTCCTCTGCCAAACCGGGTGAACTTTCGCCAACAGGTCCTAGCACGACAGGAAATTCCCAACCTCCATGGATCATGTTGAATTTCAGCGAAACTACGGGTTTCAGCACTCAACCGGGCGGATATGTAACATTTAACAGAATAGAGTTTATACCGCGCGAAGGCACCAGTGCGGTGCAACAATACACCATCGAGGTGAGCGATGACAACAACGTTTGGTCAAAAATTCTTAGTGCCGGAGAATCTACACCGTTTGATCCCGGAAATGGAATTGCACAACTTCGTACTCATACGTTCAATACACCTGTTACAACAAAATATATCAGGTGGGTAGTAACTAAAACCAACGGAACCAATAATACAGGTTTAACACATCTTGGTTTGTACTATGACAATTAA